In Citrus sinensis cultivar Valencia sweet orange chromosome 3, DVS_A1.0, whole genome shotgun sequence, the sequence TGGTGTACAAGTAAGCATAAGTAgaataaatgtaattaaaattagagaCAGTACGTAGTTGTTACGGAATGActggttgaaattaaaaacatttgaaGACTTGGAAATTAGTGCTTGTGATCTCTACGCCGAGCAGGGATAACGCAGACTGGTTCAAATGAACCCCATCTATAAATAAAGTAGCTTGCCTTGCAACATTTCTCACCCCAACTCACCGAAAAgcaaataatacattaataatTGACAATGAAAGGTGTTCAATTGCTTTTAGGTTTTGCTCTCTTGATCTTGGCTTCTTCATTGGCCTCCGCCTATGACCCTAGTCCTCTTCAGGATATCTGTGTAGCCATCGATGAGCCCAAGAACGCaggtatttatatatatgctcAATTTCTGTGtctaaattatcttttaattttgtttgctgGCAAGGCTATATCTTGCTGTATAATCATTTTCGAGCATAGACATCCATAGTTCCATACTATAAAACATATAGTACCTCTAAATAAAGTGCTTACTTCCGCACTGGAAAATGACTCATGTCTTGTCCTTATGTAAAACAAAAAGACATCTAATAactatatattgttaattctTTTGTGCAGTTTTTGTCAACGGCAAGTTCTGCAAGGACCCAAAGCTTGCCAAGCCAGaagatttcttcttctcaGGGCTAGATCAGCCAGGAGACACTGCAAATCGTCTTGGTTTTAAGGTCACTACTGTAAACGTTGAACAAATCCCAGGACTCAACACTCTCGGTGTCTCTGCTGCTCGCATTGACTTTGCACCATATGGCCAAAACCCACCCCACACTCACCCTCGTGCCACTGAAATCCTGGTGGTCCTGGAGGGAACACTTTATGTTGGTTTTGTGACATCAAACCAGCTCAATAACACACTCATTGCAAAAGTTCTGAACAAGGGAGATGTTTTTGTGTTTCCGATTGGCATGATTCACTTCCAATTCAACATTGGAAAAACAAATGCGGTTGCCTTTGCCGGTTTCGGCAGCCAGAATCCTGGTGTCATCACCATAGCCAACACGGTCTTTGGAGCCGATCCTCCTATCAATCCTGATTTTCTTGGCAAGGCATTCCAGTTGGACCCACAGGTAGTGAAAGATCTTCAGAATAAATTCATGAATGGCGATTAGAGAAACATTGTCAAATGCACCCTCATTGGAATAATGTAATAAAGAGGTTGCATAATACGTATGCATGTACATATGTATACCTCAAGCCTTCTTCTATGTCTGTGTTCCTTAATTAATAGAATATGAATTGAATATCCTTCTATGTCAATTTCGTTGATTAAGAAAAACTTGAACCAAAAACGCACATGATCAGAAAATTTAATGGCGGTTGAGGCTTAAATGCTCAAGAAGCATTGGTCAATTCAACATCAGCTGAAGTTAGTACTGAGcaaaaatttctcttaaaaccTATGAAAAAACAAGGGAAAAAAACCAATAATCGTGAAGCCTGAGCCCTGAAGGTTAACATGATGGAATTTGACAATATaatcaaagaacaaaaaacatataagtttatcttttctttttacaaaatttatagattgattgcacaatatttttaagttcAGATTTGTGAGAAAATGATAGTGCCTTGACAAGATCGTCATTTTTCAAtggtaattttcatttatatctaTAAAATGACATACTTCAATTTATcctattgtaaataaaaacatcAGTACTCCTCCattctgttaattttttttttttgattaacTATAACTGgctaaaagataaaatggtTCTTTACTTCTTTTAACTGGTActatcaatatttaaaatctaaaaaatataaagtaagAGTAAATTTCAGAAAACACATtcgccaattttttttaaatttcttgttatCCAAAATAGAgtaaaattaagcaaaatttaatttcaccaATTAATGCCAATATTACCGAAAATTACCAATATCTCTATTACGCCCCCACAAAATAACGGTGGGGGCGTGctgaaaacttttaaaaataattgggGCGCCATAATGTTTGTCAATTGTTATTggggataaattaaaattattaaagttagaaCGGAGCTTTCTCAAACTCGTTCTCTCTGTTTCTGAAGAAAACACGAACTCCATGAGCTCGTCATATTCAGCAGCTCCACCGCCCACCAGTTTTCCTTCCCAAAACCCTAACCCTAACTCTAGCTCAATCCCAGACCAATCTGATCTGTCAACAACGCTCTCCTCTCTCAACACCCTCGTCTCTTTCTGCCACCAAACCCCCCAGAATTACAGCTTTCTACTTCCAAAACCTCAAAATGACAACCTTGTCTCTTGCCCTCACAATCCCCACCATCTCATGCCCCCTGAATCCCTCTTCCTCCACACTCT encodes:
- the LOC102620456 gene encoding germin-like protein subfamily 1 member 17; this encodes MKGVQLLLGFALLILASSLASAYDPSPLQDICVAIDEPKNAVFVNGKFCKDPKLAKPEDFFFSGLDQPGDTANRLGFKVTTVNVEQIPGLNTLGVSAARIDFAPYGQNPPHTHPRATEILVVLEGTLYVGFVTSNQLNNTLIAKVLNKGDVFVFPIGMIHFQFNIGKTNAVAFAGFGSQNPGVITIANTVFGADPPINPDFLGKAFQLDPQVVKDLQNKFMNGD